One Algihabitans albus genomic region harbors:
- a CDS encoding cupin domain-containing protein, which yields MSDVEHKSPPIEGHDMEPTEVTPWARFMTDDEYYPFLVKDNIRPAYWRWSDLKPRLEEVAHDPLRRADRRFIALVNADTGEAGGVLPSIFLGIQAINPGEHIVPHRHNSYALYHIIQGEGYSVVGGHKFEWQRGDTFACSPWALHEHVNTGSELAIQYVIQDMPARAMERNLIWEEPVGRMFHMVEGNVPHSD from the coding sequence ATGAGTGACGTTGAGCACAAGAGCCCGCCGATTGAAGGCCACGACATGGAGCCGACCGAGGTCACGCCCTGGGCACGTTTCATGACCGATGACGAGTACTATCCCTTTCTGGTCAAGGACAACATTCGTCCGGCCTACTGGCGTTGGTCGGACCTGAAACCGCGTCTGGAGGAAGTCGCCCACGATCCCTTGCGTCGCGCCGACCGCCGTTTCATCGCGCTGGTCAACGCCGATACCGGCGAAGCCGGAGGCGTGCTGCCGTCGATCTTCCTCGGCATTCAGGCCATCAATCCGGGCGAGCACATCGTCCCGCACCGCCACAATTCCTATGCCCTCTACCACATCATCCAAGGCGAGGGGTACTCGGTGGTCGGCGGACACAAGTTCGAATGGCAAAGGGGCGATACCTTCGCCTGCTCGCCCTGGGCGCTCCACGAACACGTCAACACCGGTTCCGAGCTAGCGATCCAATACGTCATCCAGGACATGCCGGCCCGCGCGATGGAGCGCAATCTCATCTGGGAAGAGCCGGTCGGACGGATGTTTCACATGGTCGAAGGCAATGTGCCGCATTCGGACTGA
- a CDS encoding TetR/AcrR family transcriptional regulator, with translation MLLQRLRFAPEPQFRQERAKRSQEQIVTAALQAFMENSYDGVSTHDIAQRAKVTQGLITYHFKSKEGVWQASMDKFFGDFRNELANRISELNDIDDPLFYKLVIRHIARWPSQHPFMTQFMAETGRHHRDRIAWIVERHIRPVYQVLGEILNAGKSQGIIKDLPTLNLHYLLMTASSVFSLREEILLLSDIDVQSAEFIDEHTETMVKLFIET, from the coding sequence GTGCTGCTTCAGCGTCTGAGATTCGCGCCGGAACCGCAATTCCGTCAGGAGCGCGCCAAGCGCTCCCAGGAGCAGATTGTCACCGCCGCCCTGCAAGCCTTCATGGAGAACAGCTACGATGGCGTCTCTACGCACGACATCGCGCAGCGCGCGAAGGTGACACAGGGCCTGATCACCTATCACTTCAAGTCGAAGGAAGGCGTGTGGCAAGCCTCCATGGACAAGTTCTTCGGTGACTTCCGTAACGAGCTTGCGAACCGCATCTCCGAACTGAACGACATCGACGATCCACTGTTCTACAAACTGGTCATCCGTCACATCGCCCGCTGGCCGAGCCAGCACCCCTTCATGACTCAGTTCATGGCTGAAACCGGACGCCACCATCGGGACCGGATCGCCTGGATCGTCGAGCGCCACATCCGCCCCGTCTACCAAGTCCTGGGTGAGATCCTGAATGCCGGCAAGTCTCAGGGCATCATCAAGGATTTACCGACGCTGAATCTCCATTATCTGCTCATGACAGCCTCTTCAGTATTTTCGCTGAGAGAAGAGATCCTGCTGCTATCCGACATCGATGTTCAATCAGCGGAGTTCATCGACGAGCACACCGAAACGATGGTGAAGCTCTTTATCGAGACATAG
- a CDS encoding alpha/beta fold hydrolase codes for MFEQFESRYVEAAGIRTHYVERGEGEPLVLVHGGGAGADGRSNFETNIPVYAERYRVVAYDMPGFGLSDKPDPSVYDYTQATRNTHLAAFIEVLDEGPVHLVGNSMGGSTTCGVTIERPDLVKSLVLMGAAINVSAQDMIDNRPNLGAVLGFDDTKAGMERIVDALTYDYEATPEMIDYRFEMSQRPDAKAAYKAIMKWAGTNGLEYSREDLAGITAPTLVVAGKNDIMVKVEKAYDALGKIEQAEGHIFPMCGHWVMIEYPEAFCELTMRFFQKAAA; via the coding sequence GTGTTCGAACAGTTCGAGAGCCGCTATGTCGAGGCTGCGGGGATCCGCACGCACTATGTCGAGCGCGGCGAGGGAGAGCCCCTCGTCCTGGTACACGGCGGCGGTGCCGGCGCCGACGGGCGGTCAAACTTCGAAACCAACATACCCGTTTATGCAGAGCGGTACCGGGTTGTTGCCTACGACATGCCGGGCTTCGGGCTTTCGGACAAGCCTGACCCCAGCGTCTATGACTACACGCAGGCCACGCGCAACACGCACCTCGCCGCCTTTATCGAAGTCTTGGACGAGGGCCCCGTGCATCTGGTCGGGAACTCGATGGGCGGCTCGACCACCTGCGGCGTGACCATCGAACGTCCCGATCTCGTCAAGAGCCTCGTGCTGATGGGGGCGGCGATCAACGTCTCGGCGCAGGACATGATCGACAACCGCCCGAACCTGGGCGCGGTGCTGGGTTTCGACGACACCAAGGCCGGGATGGAACGCATCGTCGATGCGCTGACCTACGACTACGAAGCAACGCCGGAAATGATCGACTATCGCTTCGAGATGTCGCAGCGGCCCGATGCCAAGGCAGCCTACAAGGCGATCATGAAATGGGCCGGCACCAACGGCTTGGAATACTCCCGCGAAGACTTGGCCGGGATCACCGCGCCGACGCTGGTCGTTGCAGGGAAGAACGACATCATGGTGAAGGTCGAGAAGGCCTACGACGCGCTCGGCAAGATCGAACAGGCGGAGGGACACATTTTCCCGATGTGCGGTCACTGGGTCATGATCGAGTATCCCGAGGCCTTTTGCGAACTCACCATGCGGTTTTTTCAGAAGGCCGCGGCCTAG
- a CDS encoding IclR family transcriptional regulator, which produces MKVPDDSAGRGRSVQSVETSVRILRAVARGGGPMSLSDIAAQVEMAPAKVHRYMASFIQAGMIDHRGSGKYDLGSVAAEIGMAAVARIDVVNRAADSLPALVDETGCTAMLAVWGTRGPTVVRWERAATPLVSILGIGSVLPVTRSATGQAFLAYLPDRVADEAVRKEVGPGDMTDIQAIRRRVRARGLATADQNYIPGLYALARPVLDLQSNAAAVVTVISTDRSLLDENGPAWQQMIAWRDGSQS; this is translated from the coding sequence ATGAAAGTGCCGGACGATAGCGCCGGGCGGGGCCGCAGCGTGCAGTCCGTGGAGACGTCGGTCCGCATTCTGCGCGCCGTCGCCCGAGGTGGCGGCCCGATGTCGTTGTCCGACATCGCAGCACAGGTCGAGATGGCGCCGGCAAAGGTTCACCGCTACATGGCGAGCTTCATTCAGGCCGGCATGATCGACCATCGCGGCAGCGGCAAGTACGACTTGGGATCGGTCGCAGCCGAGATCGGCATGGCGGCGGTCGCCAGGATTGACGTGGTCAACCGCGCCGCCGACAGTCTGCCGGCGTTGGTCGACGAAACCGGCTGCACGGCGATGCTGGCCGTCTGGGGCACGCGAGGACCGACGGTGGTGCGTTGGGAACGCGCCGCAACGCCGCTGGTCAGCATCCTGGGGATCGGGTCGGTGCTGCCCGTCACCCGCTCGGCCACCGGCCAGGCCTTTCTCGCCTACCTGCCCGACCGGGTGGCCGATGAGGCGGTCCGCAAAGAAGTCGGACCTGGCGACATGACCGATATCCAGGCGATACGCCGCAGGGTTCGCGCACGCGGACTGGCAACGGCGGATCAGAACTACATTCCGGGTCTTTACGCGCTGGCCCGGCCCGTTCTCGATCTGCAAAGCAACGCGGCAGCCGTCGTCACGGTGATCTCCACGGACCGCTCGCTTCTCGACGAAAACGGCCCTGCCTGGCAGCAGATGATCGCCTGGCGGGACGGCAGCCAGAGCTGA
- a CDS encoding acyl-CoA thioesterase: MTSYVARRRVDWGDCDAAGIVFYPNYFRWMDSVFHELTERAGFDQRRLRTEFSLSGTPLIDAGCSFKAPASYGDDLEISVAVTRLGESGLSLLYRFACGDRDVAEGREARVFVKSSGSGLAKAPIPASLRLKLEGFHAR; the protein is encoded by the coding sequence ATGACGTCGTACGTTGCACGCAGGAGAGTCGACTGGGGGGACTGCGACGCCGCAGGAATCGTTTTTTATCCCAATTATTTCAGATGGATGGACAGCGTGTTCCATGAACTGACCGAGCGCGCCGGTTTCGATCAACGGCGGCTTCGAACGGAGTTCTCGCTGTCGGGTACGCCGCTGATTGACGCCGGCTGCAGCTTCAAGGCGCCCGCCAGCTACGGCGACGATCTGGAGATTTCCGTCGCCGTGACGCGGCTCGGCGAGAGCGGTCTCTCCCTGCTCTATCGCTTCGCCTGTGGTGACCGCGATGTTGCCGAGGGCCGAGAAGCGCGCGTTTTCGTCAAGAGCAGTGGCTCGGGACTTGCCAAGGCGCCGATTCCAGCTTCATTACGCCTGAAACTGGAGGGATTTCATGCGAGATGA
- a CDS encoding FAD-dependent monooxygenase, with the protein MRTVVMGAGPAGLYAAILIKRARPDAQVSVFEQNPPDATFGFGVVFSDQALAFLREDDPETADLIEPHMKRWSDIAIVHRGERIVIDGVGFAGIGRLELMQLLQARAAEFDVRPHYETRIKSLETLPEADLVIGADGLNSLVRRSAPEPFGEEMQDRTNRFVWYGTDREFEALTQTFVETEYGPMNAHHYAYAPGRSTFIVETTSESFQRAGFAEMEEPAYRAVCERLFAEALDGGRLIANNSLWRRFPDLSCRTWYSGNRVLVGDALHTAHFSIGSGTRLALEDVIALIRALESHDWDIASALPAYQAARQPILEKIVSAARRSSAWYEDFDQHMALDPWRFALSYIRRAGRLDADRLRAMAPGFTTALETRGIDLELAA; encoded by the coding sequence GTGAGAACGGTCGTCATGGGCGCCGGCCCAGCGGGCCTCTATGCCGCCATCCTGATCAAGCGTGCGCGTCCCGACGCGCAGGTTTCGGTCTTCGAGCAGAATCCCCCAGACGCGACCTTTGGATTCGGCGTTGTCTTCTCGGATCAGGCCTTGGCGTTTCTTCGAGAGGACGATCCCGAGACGGCGGATCTGATCGAGCCGCATATGAAGCGCTGGTCGGATATCGCCATCGTCCATCGCGGCGAGCGGATCGTCATCGACGGTGTCGGTTTCGCTGGGATCGGCCGCTTGGAGCTGATGCAGTTGCTGCAGGCGCGCGCTGCCGAGTTTGACGTTCGGCCGCATTACGAAACCAGGATCAAGTCTCTGGAGACGCTGCCCGAGGCCGACCTGGTGATCGGCGCCGACGGTTTGAACTCGCTGGTGCGACGTTCGGCACCGGAGCCGTTCGGTGAAGAAATGCAGGATCGGACCAACCGCTTCGTCTGGTATGGCACGGACCGGGAGTTCGAGGCGCTGACCCAGACGTTCGTCGAGACAGAGTACGGTCCGATGAACGCCCATCACTATGCCTATGCGCCGGGGCGCTCCACCTTCATCGTCGAGACGACGTCGGAGAGCTTCCAGCGTGCCGGCTTCGCCGAGATGGAAGAGCCGGCTTACCGCGCCGTCTGCGAGCGTCTTTTCGCCGAGGCCTTGGACGGTGGCCGATTGATCGCCAACAACTCCCTCTGGCGCCGTTTTCCGGACCTCTCCTGCCGAACCTGGTACAGCGGCAATCGCGTCCTGGTTGGCGACGCACTCCATACCGCGCATTTTTCCATCGGCTCCGGAACGCGCCTGGCGCTGGAAGACGTCATCGCTCTGATCCGCGCGCTCGAAAGCCACGACTGGGATATCGCGTCGGCGCTGCCTGCCTACCAGGCCGCGCGCCAGCCGATCCTGGAGAAGATCGTCTCGGCCGCGCGCCGTTCATCGGCCTGGTACGAGGACTTCGACCAGCATATGGCGCTCGATCCCTGGCGCTTTGCACTCAGCTACATCCGGCGTGCCGGGCGGCTCGACGCCGATCGGTTGCGCGCGATGGCGCCCGGCTTCACGACCGCACTCGAAACGCGCGGCATCGATCTGGAGCTGGCGGCATGA
- a CDS encoding benzoate-CoA ligase family protein, translated as MSAAPTLSELAAEVGFSLPETYNASRLLWDNLQQRADAPAIIADSGVWTYRRLTEEAARIGNALLAAGARPGERVLLIMDDEPAYPAAIMGALRAGLVPVLLNTLSPPDLIRFFAEDSGAVAAVVSPAYRDLVSEAGITQSACRTLLVAEATPPWSDAPAELAESPTSRRDMAFWMYSSGSTGRPKGVVHRHEDTAYIAATYAKHILKIGPDDICFSVPKIYFAYGFGNSVVFPLSCGAATLLMQGRPQPAAIFAQIARHRPSLLFGLPTLYTALARDETAERADLSSVRLCISAAEVLSADIATAWQQRFGLDIVEGLGSTEMLHIYLSNDAKLRKSGSAGRVVPGYGVRLLTPEGREAAVGEEGVMAVRGLSGAELYWNRPEKTAETMKDGWIHTGDRFVRDEDGFHFFRGRADDLVKVSGQWVYPLEIELALNEHPKVQEACVQAVEMADKRLTIKAWIAPARGIEPEVALAEELKVYTKTKLLPHKYPREVVFVDSLPKTGTDKIDRQALRRLNLSHPASA; from the coding sequence ATGAGTGCCGCACCGACGCTTTCCGAACTGGCCGCCGAGGTCGGGTTCTCGCTTCCCGAGACATACAACGCGTCGCGCCTGCTTTGGGACAACCTCCAGCAACGCGCAGACGCGCCGGCCATCATCGCCGATAGCGGCGTTTGGACCTACCGCCGGCTGACCGAGGAGGCAGCGCGTATCGGCAACGCACTGCTCGCCGCCGGAGCTCGGCCCGGCGAGCGCGTCTTGCTGATCATGGACGACGAACCGGCCTACCCGGCAGCGATTATGGGGGCGCTGCGCGCCGGCCTCGTACCCGTTCTGCTCAACACACTCTCTCCGCCCGACCTAATCCGATTCTTTGCCGAGGACAGCGGTGCGGTTGCCGCTGTCGTCTCGCCAGCCTACCGGGATCTCGTCTCCGAAGCGGGGATAACGCAGAGCGCCTGTCGAACGCTGCTTGTGGCCGAGGCGACGCCGCCCTGGTCCGACGCCCCCGCCGAACTCGCCGAAAGTCCGACCTCGCGGCGGGACATGGCCTTCTGGATGTACTCGTCCGGTTCGACCGGCCGACCGAAGGGGGTCGTGCACCGCCATGAGGATACGGCCTACATCGCCGCGACCTACGCCAAGCACATCCTCAAGATCGGACCGGACGACATCTGTTTTTCGGTTCCCAAGATCTATTTCGCCTACGGGTTCGGCAACTCGGTCGTCTTCCCGCTGTCCTGCGGTGCGGCGACCCTACTGATGCAGGGTCGGCCCCAGCCCGCGGCCATCTTTGCACAGATCGCGCGGCACCGGCCTTCGCTGCTCTTCGGATTGCCGACGCTTTATACCGCGCTCGCCCGGGACGAGACAGCGGAGCGGGCGGACCTCTCGTCGGTACGTCTCTGTATCTCCGCAGCGGAAGTCCTTTCGGCCGATATCGCGACGGCCTGGCAGCAGCGCTTCGGACTGGACATTGTCGAGGGTCTCGGCTCCACCGAGATGCTGCACATCTACCTCTCCAACGACGCGAAGCTGCGCAAGAGCGGTTCGGCCGGACGCGTGGTGCCTGGCTACGGAGTGAGGCTGCTGACCCCCGAGGGGCGGGAGGCTGCCGTCGGCGAAGAGGGCGTAATGGCGGTACGCGGCCTCTCGGGTGCCGAGCTCTATTGGAACCGGCCGGAGAAGACTGCGGAAACGATGAAGGACGGATGGATTCACACCGGCGACCGCTTCGTTCGCGATGAAGACGGCTTCCATTTCTTTCGCGGCCGTGCGGACGATCTCGTCAAGGTCTCGGGCCAGTGGGTCTATCCGTTGGAGATCGAGCTCGCTCTCAACGAACACCCGAAGGTCCAGGAAGCCTGTGTCCAGGCCGTGGAGATGGCGGACAAACGCTTGACCATCAAGGCCTGGATTGCTCCGGCGCGGGGGATCGAGCCGGAGGTCGCGTTGGCCGAGGAACTCAAGGTCTACACCAAAACGAAGCTGCTGCCGCACAAGTACCCGCGCGAGGTCGTCTTCGTCGACAGCCTGCCGAAGACCGGTACGGACAAGATCGACCGGCAGGCGCTCCGTCGTCTCAACCTCTCTCACCCTGCAAGCGCCTGA
- the gtdA gene encoding gentisate 1,2-dioxygenase, whose protein sequence is MGSQPSADTATRDAFYQEIEPENLRALWSVMAGIITPEPKSPCVAFKWTYEAVRARLMEAAEFITAKEAERRVLILENPGLKGTSKVTTSLYCGVQLVMPGEVAPAHRHSQSALRFVLEAKGGHTAVGGEKTEMHFGDFIITPNWEWHDHGNTSDTPVLWLDGLDIPIVQFLDASFAEALGEDEQPLSKPEGDSLARFGTNMLPVGFEKTTPTSPVFNYPYERSREALESLRARDDWDPWHGLKMRYVNPLDGGWAMPTIGTCLQLLPKGFVTRPYRSTDATVFVGVEGCGSIRIDGESFTWAPRDVVVVPSWREVVHEVAEDAVLFSYSDRPVQEKLGLWRERRGNQ, encoded by the coding sequence ATGGGGTCCCAGCCTTCCGCCGACACCGCGACGCGCGATGCCTTCTATCAGGAGATCGAGCCGGAGAATCTGCGCGCGCTCTGGTCCGTAATGGCTGGGATCATCACGCCTGAACCCAAGAGCCCCTGCGTCGCTTTCAAGTGGACCTACGAAGCCGTGCGGGCGCGCCTGATGGAGGCAGCGGAGTTCATCACGGCGAAAGAGGCCGAACGACGCGTACTGATTCTGGAGAACCCTGGCCTGAAGGGTACCTCCAAGGTCACGACATCGCTCTATTGCGGCGTCCAGCTTGTGATGCCGGGCGAAGTTGCGCCGGCGCATCGCCACAGCCAATCGGCGCTGCGCTTCGTGCTTGAGGCAAAGGGCGGCCACACCGCGGTCGGCGGCGAAAAGACGGAGATGCACTTCGGCGACTTCATTATCACGCCGAACTGGGAGTGGCACGATCACGGCAACACCTCCGACACGCCAGTGCTCTGGCTCGACGGCTTGGACATTCCCATTGTCCAGTTTCTCGATGCGTCCTTCGCCGAGGCTCTCGGCGAGGACGAACAGCCGCTCAGCAAACCGGAGGGCGACAGCCTGGCCCGCTTCGGCACCAACATGCTGCCCGTCGGCTTCGAGAAAACAACGCCGACCTCGCCGGTCTTCAACTATCCCTACGAGCGCTCGCGCGAAGCGCTAGAGAGTTTGCGTGCCCGTGACGACTGGGATCCCTGGCACGGGCTGAAGATGCGCTACGTCAATCCCCTCGACGGCGGCTGGGCGATGCCGACCATCGGCACCTGTCTCCAATTGCTGCCGAAGGGCTTCGTCACGCGACCCTACCGCTCGACCGATGCCACGGTCTTCGTCGGGGTCGAGGGGTGCGGCAGCATCAGAATCGACGGCGAAAGTTTCACCTGGGCCCCGCGCGATGTCGTCGTGGTGCCGTCCTGGCGGGAGGTGGTGCACGAGGTTGCGGAGGACGCCGTGCTCTTCAGCTACTCCGACCGCCCGGTACAAGAGAAGCTTGGCCTTTGGCGCGAACGCCGAGGCAATCAGTAA
- a CDS encoding fumarylacetoacetate hydrolase family protein yields the protein MTDFVIAPPPQASVAVRNSAARFPVRRIFCVGRNYAAHAREMGKDPDREPPFFFTKPADVVVDNDQEIPYPPETKDFHYEIELVVAVGTGGRNIPADQVLDHLWGASVGIDLTRRDLQLAARDKGRPWDFGKAFDLSAPIAPLTPMFEVPSVEKGRIWLAVNGEIKQDADLADLIWSVREHVSILSHSIVLAPGDLIMTGTPAGVGPVVPGDIITGGVEGLGEIRTPIGPAL from the coding sequence ATGACCGATTTCGTGATCGCTCCGCCGCCTCAGGCCTCCGTCGCGGTGCGCAACTCTGCGGCTCGATTCCCGGTGCGTCGTATCTTCTGCGTTGGCCGCAACTACGCGGCTCATGCGCGCGAAATGGGCAAGGACCCGGATCGCGAACCACCCTTCTTCTTCACCAAACCGGCGGATGTCGTTGTCGATAACGACCAGGAGATCCCCTATCCGCCGGAGACGAAAGACTTCCACTACGAGATCGAACTTGTGGTCGCGGTGGGAACCGGAGGCCGGAACATACCGGCCGATCAGGTCCTTGATCATCTCTGGGGCGCCTCCGTCGGAATCGACCTGACACGGCGAGACCTGCAGCTAGCGGCGCGCGACAAGGGACGGCCCTGGGATTTCGGCAAGGCCTTCGATCTGTCGGCACCCATCGCACCCTTGACGCCGATGTTCGAGGTTCCGTCGGTCGAGAAGGGTCGCATCTGGTTGGCGGTCAACGGCGAGATCAAGCAGGACGCAGATCTTGCTGACTTGATCTGGTCGGTCAGGGAGCACGTTTCGATCCTGTCCCATTCGATTGTTCTTGCGCCCGGCGACCTGATCATGACCGGGACGCCCGCTGGCGTGGGCCCCGTGGTGCCGGGCGATATCATCACCGGTGGGGTCGAGGGACTCGGCGAGATCCGGACGCCGATCGGGCCGGCGTTGTGA
- the maiA gene encoding maleylacetoacetate isomerase, translating into MGYVLHNFFRSSTSFRVRATLNLKGLDYAYLPYALRKGEQRDSRHLALNPQGLVPTLETPQGPLAQSLAIIEWLEETNPEPPLLPSDPWARARVRSLAQAVALDIHPINNLRVLRYLSEVLGADEEAVAVWFRHWVSETFAPLEQRLSQEPETGQFCHGESPSLADICLAGQVLSNRRFSVSIADYPTIQRIFDACMALPAFEAAAPNNQPDAE; encoded by the coding sequence ATGGGCTACGTCCTGCACAACTTTTTTCGGTCGTCCACCTCGTTTCGGGTCCGCGCCACGCTGAACCTGAAGGGCCTCGACTACGCCTATCTGCCGTATGCGCTGCGGAAGGGCGAACAGCGCGACAGCCGGCATCTTGCCCTCAATCCGCAAGGCTTGGTGCCGACTCTCGAGACGCCGCAGGGTCCTCTGGCCCAGTCTCTGGCGATCATCGAGTGGCTCGAGGAAACCAATCCCGAGCCACCGCTTCTGCCGAGCGACCCCTGGGCGCGCGCGCGGGTCCGGAGTCTGGCGCAGGCGGTCGCGCTCGATATCCACCCCATCAACAATCTTCGTGTGCTGCGCTATCTGTCCGAGGTTCTCGGTGCCGACGAGGAAGCTGTTGCAGTTTGGTTCCGCCATTGGGTGTCCGAGACCTTCGCGCCGCTTGAACAACGCCTCTCGCAGGAGCCAGAGACAGGACAGTTCTGCCATGGCGAATCGCCAAGCTTGGCCGACATCTGTCTCGCCGGCCAGGTCCTGAGCAATCGGCGTTTCTCCGTCTCCATCGCCGACTATCCGACGATCCAAAGGATTTTCGATGCCTGCATGGCGCTTCCGGCTTTCGAGGCGGCGGCGCCCAACAATCAGCCTGACGCGGAATAG
- a CDS encoding TAXI family TRAP transporter solute-binding subunit — MQLVRTLICGAFALTLSMGAAVAQTVSIATLPQGSVWNTMGNVIAGAVREHGDIRMVVQPYGGNLAMMQAVHQGLAEFSINDINDVIVAVAGEADYRDNAQSELRVVAKLNALPVGLYVREDLGIDRIADLKGKRVSSGWNAFPIANAHVSAILTAGGLTYDDVVGVPVPGLIRGSDDLVSGRTDAAFFAVGGPKVAEVDAAVDGVRFLEIDSDPAALERIQAVRPAFYLSEVTPAPYRVGIEAPMMMVTWDNVLVAGAHVPDETVYALLAAMAEAEDALGEAYPPLRAFSVEAAYVDYPGATYHPGAVRFFEENAVAKRAF; from the coding sequence ATGCAACTTGTGAGGACGCTTATCTGCGGCGCATTTGCGCTGACGCTTTCCATGGGGGCTGCCGTGGCGCAGACCGTCTCCATCGCGACGCTGCCGCAAGGCTCGGTCTGGAACACCATGGGAAACGTGATCGCCGGTGCCGTGCGGGAACACGGCGACATCCGCATGGTCGTGCAGCCTTACGGCGGCAACCTGGCCATGATGCAGGCTGTCCATCAGGGACTTGCCGAGTTCTCTATCAACGACATCAACGATGTCATCGTCGCCGTTGCCGGGGAGGCCGACTACCGGGACAACGCACAGAGCGAGCTCCGGGTCGTCGCCAAGCTCAACGCGCTGCCCGTTGGCCTCTACGTTCGCGAAGACCTGGGAATTGACAGAATTGCCGACTTGAAGGGCAAGCGCGTCTCCTCTGGATGGAATGCGTTTCCGATTGCCAACGCTCATGTCTCCGCGATTTTGACGGCTGGCGGACTGACCTACGACGATGTCGTCGGCGTTCCGGTTCCAGGCCTGATCCGCGGTTCCGACGACCTGGTCTCCGGCCGCACAGATGCGGCCTTCTTCGCCGTTGGCGGACCCAAGGTCGCCGAGGTCGATGCGGCCGTGGATGGCGTTCGCTTCCTCGAGATCGACAGCGACCCGGCAGCTCTTGAGCGCATTCAGGCGGTGCGTCCTGCCTTCTACCTTTCGGAGGTGACACCTGCGCCTTATCGCGTCGGGATCGAGGCGCCCATGATGATGGTGACTTGGGACAATGTCCTGGTGGCCGGGGCCCATGTACCCGACGAGACGGTCTATGCACTCCTGGCCGCAATGGCCGAGGCCGAGGACGCGCTTGGCGAGGCCTATCCGCCGTTGCGTGCCTTCTCGGTCGAGGCCGCCTATGTCGATTACCCCGGTGCGACCTACCATCCGGGTGCGGTCCGCTTCTTCGAGGAGAATGCGGTCGCAAAGAGAGCTTTTTGA